The following is a genomic window from Anaerolineales bacterium.
TTGCGCGAAGAATTGCGCCGGTCGTAGTTGTTCATTCTGCGACTTCCTTTCCACGGGTTCCATTGCGACTGAGTTCTTGGGTTTCCATTTCCAGCAGGCTGCGCGCCACGGATTCGATGGCGACGCGTTGTTTGCGATACAGGTCGGCCTCGGACACGGCCAGGCGCAGGGCTACTTCGCGGACCTTGCGGCCCTGCAAGAACTTCATTTCCAGCAGGTTGTAGAGCAGCCATTCGCCGTTCAGCTTGGGGCTGCCCTCGGGCTTGTTGTGCTCGATGGCCGTGCGCAGAATGCTGCGCATGGCCTGGGCTGGGTTGCCTTCGTTTTCGTCGAGCGCCTTTTGCACCACCTTGAGGCTGCGCAAGGGGTTGTCGGTCAGCTTGGGCCCGCCCCAGTAATGGCTGAGGGCGTCCTTGACCCAGTTGGCCAGATCCGGGTATTCCGGCGGGGTGGCCGTGTCGGCCAGCACGCCGCGCTGGTCGAAGCGGGCGGCGGCGCGCAGCCGCTGCACCAGGTCGGCGCCGGGGCCGAGGGACTGCAGGGACTGCAGCGCCAGGTATTGCTGGCGGCTGCTGTCCAGCGCCAGGGCTGCCCGGGAGCCGAGCTCCTCCAGCGCATCGCGCTGGTCGTCGCGCAGCTCGACCCGGCTTTTGCGCATGACGCCCAGCAGCCCCAGCAAGTCACTGCTGCCGGGGCTGTAGAGCGGCAGCACCCAATACTTGCCCCAGGTGAAGAGCTGCGAACCGCGCTGGTCCTCCAGGGCGCGGTGCAGCTCGCCCGGGGCTTTTTGGCTGGCCAGGGGCTTGGGACGGCCCACTTCCACCACGGCGCGCAGCTCGCCGGCCTGCAAGCTGGCAATGAAGGCCGAAGGGCTTTGCAGGCGGTCGCAGACCGCGGCCAGCAAAGCTTCCAGGAATTGGCGCAGGTCGGCCTGGGTCAGGAAGCGCTCCGGCAGCTTTTGGATGAACTCCACGTCCAGCGCCTCGGACCCGAACAGCAGCCAGCGCTCCAGGGTGGGAGTGACCAGCGTAAAGGCGTGTGAAACGGCCAGCAGGGTCAGGGCCACAATGATGGGCAGGATGATATTGCTTTGAATGCCCAGCAGACCGCTGAGGCGCGTGGCCAGCGGGATGATGGAGAGCACGATGAAGACCAGCACCGGCCCGCGCAGCAGCCAGCGGAACAGGCGGGTTTTAACCACACGGTCCGGCCAGGGAGCGCCAAAGAAGGCCGTGGCGTAGGCCATGGCCACCAGGGCCCAGAAGATGAAGATGTTGCCGATGGCGGCGCTGATCAGGAAGAGTTCAGGCCAGGCCGCCGCCGCGCCGGAGCTGACCAGCAAATAGGGGTAGGCGCTGAGCGCCAGGGCCAGCGAGCCGGCAAAGAGGTAGAGCATGCGCCGGCGGCTGGTGCTGAGCACGGTGCGCTGCCAGGCGCGCCAAATGGTGGACAGCGCCAGCAGGATGACCAGCACGTAGTAGCCGCTGAAGACCAGCGACAGGTTGGTGGCGCTCAGGTGCGGCACGGGGGCGCTGTCCACCGCCGGCGGGCCGAGCAGTTGGCCGGAAAGCAACTGCACCAGGAAAAAGGCCGAGACGGCGTAGGAGAAGCGCACCGCCCAGCGCCGCCGGCCGCGCGAGGGCCGCCCGGTGGTCTCCAGCAGGGCGTCTGAGAAATGCAGGAAGGCGGCCGGCAGGAAGATGGTGCCGACCCATTGCAGGCGCAGCCAGGCGGCCCGGTTGGCAGCCACGGGCACCAGGTCGCTGATGGCTTCGCCTGCTGAAGCGACCATGATGCAGGCCAGGATGACGGCAAAGGAGCGTGAGACCCGGTCACGCAAGTTAAAGGTCAGGGCGCGCAGGAATAAGGATAGGGCGGTGATCGCAATGCTGGCTTCGAAGACTCGGTTTAGCGTTTCTAAATTATTCAGCACCAATCGCACTCGCTACTACAGGTTGATAAAGTGTTGCGGCTAGGTCAATCGCTTGGCAAAGAACAGAGCAATGTCCTGATTGTCGTAGTACCCGTCGCTGTATCCGCTAAAGCTGAAGGCCAGTTTATGCGCCAAGGAGATGGCCGGGTGGTTCTTGGATTGCATTTCCAGCACCAGGCGGTTGCAGTCCTGCTGGCGGGCCCACTGCTGGGCGGCCAGCACCAGCCGTGCGCCAATGCCCTTGCGGCGCAGTTGCGGCGCCACCACCAGGTCGGTCAGCCACACCGCCCCGGGGGCCAGCCCGGTGGACAGGGCCGCGTAGCCGCACAGTTGGCCGCCCTCTTCAGCCACCAGCAGCGCGCTGCGCTGCTGCCACTGGCTGCCCAGCGCCTCTTGCGGGCGCGGGTACTTGACGCTCATCGGCCGCGGCAGGCGGGTTTCGCGGAAGCGTACCCCGCTGGCCGGGTGGGCGCCTTCCACATCCATTTGCCAGGCATAGTCGGTGGAATAGCCGTGGTCCAGCGCCACCAAGGCGGGGATGTCCTCTTCACGGGCTGGGCGAATGCTGATTTGCAGAGTTGTCTCGTTCATGGTCCCACCTGTATTTGCACGGGGATGCGGCAGGGTGGCAGATCGGCGCCGCTGCTGTCGGTGACCACCAGTTGCAGGACGTAGTCGCCGGCGGGCAGCCGGGAGGTGTCCCAGCTTTCCACCAGCACGCCTTCACGCACCACGCCGCGCCCGGCCTGGATGGTCAGCCACAGCTCTTCTTCGGCGCGGGCCACCTCAAATTTGTAGAAGCCAAAGTTGGGCACGTCCACCGTGCCGCTGACCTGCACCGCGCCGGAAAGGCTGTCGCCCGCTTCGGGTTCACTGATGAAGATCTGCTCCGGCACACAGCCTTCAGGGTCAATGCTGACCGTGGGCAGCGGAGTGGGCGTGGTGAGTACTATCTGGTCACTGGTCGCCAGCGGCGTGTTGACCTGGGCGGCCATCTGTTCAAAGTCCAGGGTGGGGGTGGCCAGTAGCTGCTGGGCGGGCAGGGTGGTGGCGACAAAAGTGGTCATGATGAAAACGACCACCGCCAATACCAGCAGGACGAATAGGGAGAGCGCCGCTTGGTTAAGCCGCCCGCGCGAGGCTTCACGCTCCAGGTCAAATATGGCCGCACTGATCTCTTGCCACGCCAGCCAGAACCGGTAGATGTAGACAATCCCGCCCAATCCCAATACAAAATAGAGGACTGCTTCGTATTGAACAAAGAACCGTAAAACTTCAGCCATTGCTCAGGGACTACGCTAATTTGCTCAATACCCCTCGAACCAATGCGGTCAGTTTTGGCACCAGGACTTTGCCAGCTTCCAGCACTTCTTCGTGGGTGGTCTCGGTGTTGCCGTCCAAGTTGGCCTTGTTGCTGATGCCCGAGACGCCCATCACACGCGTGCCGGAATGGCGGGCCACGATGGCCTCAGGCACGGTGGACATGCCCACCGCGTCCACGCCCACCGCCTGCAGGAAGCGCAGGTCAGCGGGCGTCTCGAAGCTGGGGCCGGCCAGGCAGCAGTACACGCCTTCTTGCAGGCCAATGCCCGCCTCGGCGGCGGTCTGGCGGGCCAGCGCCTGCAGCTGGCGGTCGTAGACCTGGCTCATGTCGGGGAAACGCGGGCCGAGCTCCTCAATATTAGGCCCGCGCAGCGGGTTTTGCCCGGCCATGCCCAGCAGGTTGAGGTGGTCTGTCAGCAGCATCAACTCGCCCGGTTCGAACTGGGGGTTGACCGCGCCGGCGGCGTTGGTGATGAAGAGCTCCTGGATGCCCAGGCTCTGCATCACGCGTACGGGCAGGCCCAGGCGCGGCATGTCATAGCCTTCATAGTAATGGGTGCGGCCCTGCATGACCACCACAGACACGCCTTCCAGGGTGCCCAGCACCAGCTGGCCCACATGCCCTTTTACACCGGACACGGGCCAGCCGGGGATATCAGAATACGGGATGGCTTGGGCGTCTTCGACCGCCTCGGCCAGAGGGCCGAGGCCGGAGCCCAGGATCATGCCGACCCGCGGCCGGTGCTGGGTGCGCTCTTGCACGGCTTGGGCCGCTTTTTGAATATCGCTCAGGGTGAGGAAATCGCCCATTAAATTCAACTCCCAGAAAATGGCTAAGGACTAAGACGCGAATTATATCATCCGCGCTTTTTCGGCACGCTCAAGCCAGGATGCGGCGGAAGGCGGCCAGGGTCTTGTCCACCGCGGCGTCATCGATCCAGTAATGGGTCACGGCGCGGAAGCCCATGTAGGCGCCGTGGCCGATGCGGATACCCTCAGCGACCAGGCCGGCCACGATCTGCTCGGCGGGCAGGCTGGCGTCCTCGGCCAGCTGGAAGCGCACGATGTTGGTCTGCGGAGGGTGCACCTGCAGGGCAGGGAGCTCGGCCAGGCCGACCGCCAGGCGGGCGGCGCGGGCGTGGTCTTCATCCAGGCGTTGGCTCATCACTTGCAGGGCGATGATGCCGGCGGCGGCCAGGATGCCCGCTTGGCGCATGCCGCCGCCCAGCTGCTTGCGGATGCGGCGGGCGCGGCGGATGAAGTCGGCTGAGCCGCACAGCACAGAGCCGACCGGAGCGCACAGCGCCTTGCTCAGGCAGAAAGTGACGCTGTCGGCCGGGGCGACCAGCTCGGCCACCGAGGCGCCCAGCGCAGTGGCGGCGTTGAAGATGCGCGCCCCGTCAATGTGCAGCAGCAGGCCGTGCTGGCGGGCCAGCTGGCCCACTTCGGCGGTGTAGGCGGCGCTCAGCGCGGCGCCGTTGCAGCGGTTGTGGGTGTTCTCCAGGGCGATCAGACGGCTGATGGGGAAGTGCACATCGTCGGCGCGGATGGCCTGGCGTATATCGTCCAGGCGCAGCGTGCCATCAGCCTGGTTGGGCAGCGTACGCGGCTGGATGCCGCCCAGGGCGGCCAGGCCGGCCGTTTCGTAGATGTAGGGATGCGATAGATCGCCCAGGATGGCTTCGTCGCCGCGCTGGCAGTGGGTCAGCAGGGCGGCCAGGTTGCCCATCGCCCCGGAGGGCACGAACAGGGCCGCCTCTTTGCCGGTGGCCTCGGCGGCCAGGTCCTGCAGGCGGTTGACGGTCGGGTCTTCGCCGTAAACGTCATCGCCCACCTCGGCGGCGGCCATCGCCTGGCGCATCTCCGGCGTGGGCTGGGTGACGGTGTCGGAACGCAGGTCGATGAGGGTCATAGGGCTATTTTAGGCCCCTTTTCGGCCGGCAGCCCGCAATTCATCCAGCACGGCTTGCAACTCTGCCGGCAGCGGGGCTTCGAACTGCTGCGGCGTGCGCTTGCCGGGCAGGATGATCTGCAGGCGGGCGGCGTGCAGGAAGTGGCGCTCCAGCGGCAGGCTGGCTTTGCGCCGCCCGTAGACGCGGTCGCCGGCCACCGGGCAGCCGATGAAGGCCAGATGCACGCGGATCTGGTGCGTGCGCCCGGTCAGCAGGTCGACCTCCAGCAGGCTGTGGTCTGGGAAAGTCTCCAGGGTACGGTACTCACTGACCGCTTCGCGGCCTTTGCCGGCCCGCATCACCGCCATGCGCTTGCGCTGCTGCGGGTCACGGCCGATGGGCGCCTCGATGCGGCCGCTGGGGGTGCGCGGCTGGCCGTCGGTCAGGGCCAGGTAGGTCTTGGAAACGCTGCGCTCCTGGAACTGCTTCTGTAGGCTGCGCTGGGCACGTTCGTTCTTGGCCAGGATGATCAGGCCCGAGGTGTCTTTGTCCAGGCGGTGCACCAGGCCGGGGCGCAGTTCGCCGCCCACGCCTTCGATCTCCGGCGCGTGGCCCAGCACGGCATGCACCAGGGTGCCCACGCTGTGCCCGGCGGCGGGGTGCACCACCAGCCCGGCGGGCTTGTTGACGATGATGACTTGCTTGTCTTCGTAAACGATGTCGAGGGGAATGTGCTCAGCGATCAGTTCAGTGGGCTGGGCGGCGGGCACGCTGACCTGCACCAGCTCGCCGCCTTCCAGCGGGTAGCTGCTCTTGCTGACCGGCTGGCCGGCCACGCGCACCTGCCCGGCCTTGATCAGCGCCTGCAGGCGGGCACGCGAGTGCTGCGGCAGGGCTGCCGCCAGGAACTTGTCCAGGCGCTGCGGCTGGTCGGGCGGCGCCTGCAGGTCGTGCAGGGTCTCAGTCACTGGCGAGCTGTTCACTGGCAGCCTTCTCTTTTTGGCTGTCCAGATCGCCGTTCAGCCACAGGCTGAGCAACAGCAGGGCTACGCCGATGCTGATGCTGGCATCGGCCACGTTGAAAATGGGGAAACCACCCACGGCGACGAAGTCGGTCACATAGCCCAGCCGCAGGCGATCGATCAGGTTGCCCAGCGCGCCGGCCAGCTGCAGGCTCATCGCCAGGCGCAATGCCCACTCCTCGCGCGGGATGCGCGGGAAGTAGTACAAGATCATCAGCGCCACCAGCACGGCCAGGATGGCGAAGATGCCGCCGCCTTCCTGGAACATGCCGAAGGCGGCCCCGGTGTTCTTCCAGTGCAGCAGGCGCAGGAAGGGCAGCTGCGGCCAGGGGGTCAGGCTGTCGCCAAAGGCCAGGTGCTCGCGGATCCAGCCTTTGGTCCACTGATCGAGGGCGATGATGCCGCCCGCCACGGCGAACAGGGAGAGGTAGGCGTGCAGCAGCGAGCTGCCTTGGGGGGTAGTGCTGGGAGGGCTTTCGGTCACGATAGGTCCTTTGGCTGGGGTTGGTCGTCTTGCCGGTAGACGCGCGGCACGCGGGTGTTGATGTTGGTGAGGATCTCGTAGGGGATGGTGCCGGCCCACTCGGCCAGGTCCTCGGCGCTGATGCGCTCTGCGCCGTCCTGGCCGATGAGGGTGATGCCGTCGCCGTTGTAGGCTGAGTCGTTCTCAATATTGACCATGAACTGGTCCATGCAGATCGTGCCCACCACCGGGTAGCGCGCCCCGCGCACCAGCACCTGGGCCTGGCCGCTCATCGCCCGGAAATAGCCGTCGCCGTAGCCCACCGGCACGGTGATCACGCGCACCGGGTGGTCGCTCTGCCAGGTAGACCCGTAGCTGACCGGGTGGCCGGCCTGCACCACCTTGAAATACACGGCGCGTGAGGTCCAGGCCAGGGCCGGTTCCACCGCCAGGCTGCGTTGCACCTCTTTGGCGGGGTAGACGCCGTACAGCAGGATGCCGGGCCGCACCAGGTCCAGATGGGCTTCGGGCAGCTGCAAAATGGCCCCGGAATTGGCCATGTGGCGCAGAGGCGTGGGCAGGCTGCGCTTTTCATAGAAGTGCAGCACTTCGGCAAAGCGCTCCAGCTGCAAACGGGCGGAACTGAGGTCGGCGGCGTCGGCGTTGGCGAAGTGCGAGAAGATGCCTTCGACCTCGAGGTGCCGGCACTTCAGGGCGGCTTCCAACAGGCCCTCGGCGTTGTAATAGTGCACGCCGATGCGCTCCATGCCGGTATCGATCTTGAGATGCACTTTGGCTCGGATGCCCTGGGCAGCGGCGGCCTGCTCGACGAACTCCAGTTTTTCGATGGACGAG
Proteins encoded in this region:
- a CDS encoding RluA family pseudouridine synthase codes for the protein MNSSPVTETLHDLQAPPDQPQRLDKFLAAALPQHSRARLQALIKAGQVRVAGQPVSKSSYPLEGGELVQVSVPAAQPTELIAEHIPLDIVYEDKQVIIVNKPAGLVVHPAAGHSVGTLVHAVLGHAPEIEGVGGELRPGLVHRLDKDTSGLIILAKNERAQRSLQKQFQERSVSKTYLALTDGQPRTPSGRIEAPIGRDPQQRKRMAVMRAGKGREAVSEYRTLETFPDHSLLEVDLLTGRTHQIRVHLAFIGCPVAGDRVYGRRKASLPLERHFLHAARLQIILPGKRTPQQFEAPLPAELQAVLDELRAAGRKGA
- the ltaE gene encoding low-specificity L-threonine aldolase → MTLIDLRSDTVTQPTPEMRQAMAAAEVGDDVYGEDPTVNRLQDLAAEATGKEAALFVPSGAMGNLAALLTHCQRGDEAILGDLSHPYIYETAGLAALGGIQPRTLPNQADGTLRLDDIRQAIRADDVHFPISRLIALENTHNRCNGAALSAAYTAEVGQLARQHGLLLHIDGARIFNAATALGASVAELVAPADSVTFCLSKALCAPVGSVLCGSADFIRRARRIRKQLGGGMRQAGILAAAGIIALQVMSQRLDEDHARAARLAVGLAELPALQVHPPQTNIVRFQLAEDASLPAEQIVAGLVAEGIRIGHGAYMGFRAVTHYWIDDAAVDKTLAAFRRILA
- the lspA gene encoding signal peptidase II; protein product: MTESPPSTTPQGSSLLHAYLSLFAVAGGIIALDQWTKGWIREHLAFGDSLTPWPQLPFLRLLHWKNTGAAFGMFQEGGGIFAILAVLVALMILYYFPRIPREEWALRLAMSLQLAGALGNLIDRLRLGYVTDFVAVGGFPIFNVADASISIGVALLLLSLWLNGDLDSQKEKAASEQLASD
- the alr gene encoding alanine racemase, which translates into the protein MQASNHPTISTRFTLRPTQVQVDLEALTRNLQAIQRHVGAAQVMPILKANAYGHGLVRVGQHMQAIGAKMLGVAYLEEGILLREAGVSMPILVLGGILGSQTPLFLQHNLTVTASSIEKLEFVEQAAAAQGIRAKVHLKIDTGMERIGVHYYNAEGLLEAALKCRHLEVEGIFSHFANADAADLSSARLQLERFAEVLHFYEKRSLPTPLRHMANSGAILQLPEAHLDLVRPGILLYGVYPAKEVQRSLAVEPALAWTSRAVYFKVVQAGHPVSYGSTWQSDHPVRVITVPVGYGDGYFRAMSGQAQVLVRGARYPVVGTICMDQFMVNIENDSAYNGDGITLIGQDGAERISAEDLAEWAGTIPYEILTNINTRVPRVYRQDDQPQPKDLS
- a CDS encoding purine-nucleoside phosphorylase, which produces MGDFLTLSDIQKAAQAVQERTQHRPRVGMILGSGLGPLAEAVEDAQAIPYSDIPGWPVSGVKGHVGQLVLGTLEGVSVVVMQGRTHYYEGYDMPRLGLPVRVMQSLGIQELFITNAAGAVNPQFEPGELMLLTDHLNLLGMAGQNPLRGPNIEELGPRFPDMSQVYDRQLQALARQTAAEAGIGLQEGVYCCLAGPSFETPADLRFLQAVGVDAVGMSTVPEAIVARHSGTRVMGVSGISNKANLDGNTETTHEEVLEAGKVLVPKLTALVRGVLSKLA
- a CDS encoding GNAT family N-acetyltransferase, producing the protein MNETTLQISIRPAREEDIPALVALDHGYSTDYAWQMDVEGAHPASGVRFRETRLPRPMSVKYPRPQEALGSQWQQRSALLVAEEGGQLCGYAALSTGLAPGAVWLTDLVVAPQLRRKGIGARLVLAAQQWARQQDCNRLVLEMQSKNHPAISLAHKLAFSFSGYSDGYYDNQDIALFFAKRLT